A single Lynx canadensis isolate LIC74 chromosome D2, mLynCan4.pri.v2, whole genome shotgun sequence DNA region contains:
- the RUFY2 gene encoding RUN and FYVE domain-containing protein 2 isoform X6: MAEGSLSDDFQGAKPGSARGPLPGRWNSRGRAMTFQVWGWRREDASQVLAWVPDAKGGRGAAMPRRTPATKDPTAVERANLLNMAKLSIKGLIESALSFGRTLDSDYPPLQQFFVVMEHCLKHGLKVRKSFLSYNKTIWGPLELVEKLYPEAEEIGASVRDLPGLKTPLGRARAWLRLALMQKKMADYLRCLIIQRDLLSEFYEYHALMMEEEGAVIVGLLVGLNVIDANLCVKGEDLDSQVGVIDFSMYLKNEEDIGNKERNVQIAAILDQKNYVEELNRQLNSTVSSLHSRVDSLEKSNTKLIEELAIAKNNIIKLQEENHQLRSENKLILMKTQQNLEVTKVDVETELQTYKHSRQGLDEMYNEARRQLRDESQLRQDVENELAVQVSMKHEIELAMKLLEKDIHEKQDTLIGLRQQLEEVKSINIEMYQKLQSSEDGLKEKNEIIARLEEKTNKITVAMRQLEQSSSLSFTQS; this comes from the exons ATGGCCGAGGGCTCCTTGTCTGACGACTTCCAAGGGGCGAAGCCAGGGTCGGCCAGGGGGCCGCTCCCGGGTCGGTGGAACAGCCGCGGACGGGCGATGACTTTTCAGGTTTGGGGGTGGCGGAGGGAAGACGCGTCTCAGGTTTTGGCTTGGGTGCCCGACGCCAAGGGCGGGAGAGGTGCAGCGATGCCGCGCAGGACCCCGG CTACAAAAGACCCCACAGCTGTAGAGAGAGCAAACTTGTTAAACATGGCTAAGTTGAGTATCAAAGGACTCATTGAATCTGCTCTGAGCTTTGGCCGCACTTTGGATTCTGACTATCCCCCCTTGCAGCAGTTCTTTGTTGTTATGGAACATTGTCTGAAACATGGTCTTAAAG taagaaaatcatttttgagTTATAACAAAACTATCTGGGGCCCCTTGGAACTGGTGGAAAAGCTGTACCCAGAAGCAGAGGAAATAGGAGCCAGTGTCCGGGATTTACCTGGTCTCAA GACCCCCCTGGGTCGTGCAAGAGCATGGCTTCGATTAGCcctcatgcaaaaaaaaatggctgattaCCTGCGTTGCTTAATTATTCAAAGGGATCTCCTAAG TGAATTTTATGAGTATCATGCACTAATGATGGAAGAAGAAGGAGCAGTGATTGTTGGGCTGCTGGTTGGCCTGAATGTGATAGATGCTAATCTCTGTGTAAAGGGAGAAGATTTAGACTCACAA GTTGGAGTGATtgatttttccatgtatttaaagaatgaagaagatATTGGAAATAAAGAAAG GAATGTTCAAATTGCTGCCATATTAGACCAGAAGAATTATGTTGAAGAATTAAACAGACAACTGAA CAGCACAGTCAGCAGTCTCCATTCAAGAGTTGACTCATTAGAAAAGTCAAATACTAAGCTGATTGAAGAG ttaGCAATAGCAAAGAATAATATCATTAAACTCCAAGAAGAAAATCATCAATTACGAAgtgaaaataaattgattttaatgaAAACACAGCAGAACCTAGAG gtTACCAAagtagatgtggaaactgagctTCAAACATATAAGCATTCTCGGCAGGGGCTTGATGAAATGTACAACGAGGCCAGAAGGCAGCTTCGAGATGAATCTCAGTTAAGACAG GATGTGGAGAATGAGCTAGCAGTACAAGTTAGTATGAAACATGAGATTGAACTTGCCATGAAGTTGTTGGAGAAAGATATCCATGAGAAACAAGATACTCTGATAGGCCTTCGGCAACAACTAGAGGAAGTTAAATCAATTAACATAGAGATGTATCAAAAGTTGCAG agTTCTGAAGAtggcttgaaagaaaaaaatgaaataattgccCGACTAGAagaaaaaaccaataaaattacTGTAGCTATGAGGCAGCTGGAACAAAG
- the RUFY2 gene encoding RUN and FYVE domain-containing protein 2 isoform X5, protein MAEGSLSDDFQGAKPGSARGPLPGRWNSRGRAMTFQVWGWRREDASQVLAWVPDAKGGRGAAMPRRTPATKDPTAVERANLLNMAKLSIKGLIESALSFGRTLDSDYPPLQQFFVVMEHCLKHGLKVRKSFLSYNKTIWGPLELVEKLYPEAEEIGASVRDLPGLKTPLGRARAWLRLALMQKKMADYLRCLIIQRDLLSEFYEYHALMMEEEGAVIVGLLVGLNVIDANLCVKGEDLDSQVGVIDFSMYLKNEEDIGNKERNVQIAAILDQKNYVEELNRQLNSTVSSLHSRVDSLEKSNTKLIEELAIAKNNIIKLQEENHQLRSENKLILMKTQQNLEVTKVDVETELQTYKHSRQGLDEMYNEARRQLRDESQLRQDVENELAVQVSMKHEIELAMKLLEKDIHEKQDTLIGLRQQLEEVKSINIEMYQKLQSSEDGLKEKNEIIARLEEKTNKITVAMRQLEQSDNDLLTQTRTIAMSLVKYASSDTQDQYKLVKDISF, encoded by the exons ATGGCCGAGGGCTCCTTGTCTGACGACTTCCAAGGGGCGAAGCCAGGGTCGGCCAGGGGGCCGCTCCCGGGTCGGTGGAACAGCCGCGGACGGGCGATGACTTTTCAGGTTTGGGGGTGGCGGAGGGAAGACGCGTCTCAGGTTTTGGCTTGGGTGCCCGACGCCAAGGGCGGGAGAGGTGCAGCGATGCCGCGCAGGACCCCGG CTACAAAAGACCCCACAGCTGTAGAGAGAGCAAACTTGTTAAACATGGCTAAGTTGAGTATCAAAGGACTCATTGAATCTGCTCTGAGCTTTGGCCGCACTTTGGATTCTGACTATCCCCCCTTGCAGCAGTTCTTTGTTGTTATGGAACATTGTCTGAAACATGGTCTTAAAG taagaaaatcatttttgagTTATAACAAAACTATCTGGGGCCCCTTGGAACTGGTGGAAAAGCTGTACCCAGAAGCAGAGGAAATAGGAGCCAGTGTCCGGGATTTACCTGGTCTCAA GACCCCCCTGGGTCGTGCAAGAGCATGGCTTCGATTAGCcctcatgcaaaaaaaaatggctgattaCCTGCGTTGCTTAATTATTCAAAGGGATCTCCTAAG TGAATTTTATGAGTATCATGCACTAATGATGGAAGAAGAAGGAGCAGTGATTGTTGGGCTGCTGGTTGGCCTGAATGTGATAGATGCTAATCTCTGTGTAAAGGGAGAAGATTTAGACTCACAA GTTGGAGTGATtgatttttccatgtatttaaagaatgaagaagatATTGGAAATAAAGAAAG GAATGTTCAAATTGCTGCCATATTAGACCAGAAGAATTATGTTGAAGAATTAAACAGACAACTGAA CAGCACAGTCAGCAGTCTCCATTCAAGAGTTGACTCATTAGAAAAGTCAAATACTAAGCTGATTGAAGAG ttaGCAATAGCAAAGAATAATATCATTAAACTCCAAGAAGAAAATCATCAATTACGAAgtgaaaataaattgattttaatgaAAACACAGCAGAACCTAGAG gtTACCAAagtagatgtggaaactgagctTCAAACATATAAGCATTCTCGGCAGGGGCTTGATGAAATGTACAACGAGGCCAGAAGGCAGCTTCGAGATGAATCTCAGTTAAGACAG GATGTGGAGAATGAGCTAGCAGTACAAGTTAGTATGAAACATGAGATTGAACTTGCCATGAAGTTGTTGGAGAAAGATATCCATGAGAAACAAGATACTCTGATAGGCCTTCGGCAACAACTAGAGGAAGTTAAATCAATTAACATAGAGATGTATCAAAAGTTGCAG agTTCTGAAGAtggcttgaaagaaaaaaatgaaataattgccCGACTAGAagaaaaaaccaataaaattacTGTAGCTATGAGGCAGCTGGAACAAAG TGACAATGATTTGTTAACTCAAACTAGGACAATTGCAATGTCATTGGTGAAATATGCCAGCAGTGACACTCAAGACCAGTACAAGCTGGTCAAAGATATATCTTTCTGA